The proteins below come from a single Bombus fervidus isolate BK054 chromosome 15, iyBomFerv1, whole genome shotgun sequence genomic window:
- the LOC139995042 gene encoding nuclear RNA export factor 1, protein MQRTSLPIVPMQLDSSIAIKISMGGSMFQERTLMGRSDVWHKVKILKGTQYSRESVLKAILSAIEPAELIPVKYQASGEDTFFLARNCAHALDKLCKTNLIIKNPDGDPLILIVTLGFASIQDLKLNIQPLILTTLIKMYNSNRKTLDLSEFHKDSEMSNTVYCPLSQQRTFCHVLKLTKTSIAKVEHLNLQKNELFNLIPIETSGLTSIKYLDLRYNNLISMEALTPLKNLCILKLWLDGNPLCENYSSSKQYIDSAMKYCPNLLQLDGVYIRTSGLPLTYTNYFRNESREGLVTKFVNHFFALYDQRDRTVLRGLYYKNAFYSMSLAIPAAVAHKRNLVQFTASRNLLKNVDSIKKRQQHLYYGQDNILVCLKRLPRSYHDRNSFMLDIMYDDGKCLVISVSGLLRIIGTTSQILWFNRTFIIQAGPDHEYNIINDQYLIDSTIQEIPPNSIEGRFHDDVVPSCFSVSEKKELLAKFVDATRLNTDWCQTYLEEAKWDIRKAISNFMKDYKSSAVPNEAFQK, encoded by the coding sequence atgcaACGAACAAGTTTGCCAATTGTACCAATGCAACTGGATTCTTCCATTGCTATAAAAATAAGCATGGGAGGATCTATGTTCCAAGAAAGGACATTAATGGGTCGTTCAGATGTGTGGCACAAAGTTAAAATTCTGAAAGGAACTCAGTACAGCAGAGAAAGTGTATTAAAAGCCATATTGAGTGCTATCGAACCAGCAGAATTGATCCCTGTCAAGTACCAAGCCAGTGGAGAAGATACCTTTTTTTTGGCACGTAATTGTGCTCATGCTCTGGACAAGCTATGCAAGACTAACTTAATAATCAAAAATCCAGATGGAGATCCACTGATCTTGATCGTAACTTTAGGATTTGCATCCATTCAAGATCTGAAACTCAATATTCAGCCATTGATCTTAACTACTTTGATCAAGATGTACAATTCTAATAGAAAAACTTTAGACTTGTCAGAGTTTCATAAAGACTCTGAAATGTCTAATACCGTATATTGTCCTTTATCTCAACAGAGAACTTTTTGTcatgttttaaaattaacaaagacTTCAATTGCCAAGGTAGAGCACCTGAATCTTCAGAAAAACGAACTGTTCAACCTGATTCCTATAGAAACTTCTGGTTTGACTTCCATAAAGTATCTGGATTTAAGGTACAATAACTTGATATCTATGGAAGCGCTCACTCCTTTAAAAAATCTGtgtatattgaaattatgGTTAGATGGAAATCCTCTTTGTGAAAATTACTCTAGTTCTAAACAGTACATTGACTCTGCTATGAAATACTGTCCCAATTTGTTGCAATTGGATGGAGTTTACATTAGAACATCTGGCCTACCACTCACATATACTAATTACTTTAGAAATGAATCTAGGGAAGGATTAGTCACCAAATTCGTGAACCACTTTTTCGCTCTGTACGATCAGAGGGATAGAACAGTTCTGAgaggattatattataaaaatgcgTTTTATTCCATGAGCTTGGCGATTCCAGCAGCTGTAGCTCACAAACGGAACCTCGTTCAATTTACAGCgagtagaaatttattaaaaaatgtggaTTCAATTAAGAAACGGCAACAGCATCTTTATTACGGACAAGATAATATTCTGGTTTGTCTAAAAAGATTACCACGGTCCTATCACGATAGAAATTCTTTTATGTTGGATATAATGTATGATGATGGCAAATGCTTAGTAATCTCAGTTTCCGGACTATTGAGGATCATTGGCACCACATCGCAAATTCTATGGTTCAACAGAACATTCATTATTCAAGCTGGTCCTGATCacgaatacaatattataaatgatcAATACCTAATAGATTCTACTATACAAGAAATTCCACCAAATAGTATAGAAGGAAGATTTCACGACGACGTCGTGCCATCGTGCTTTAGTGTAAGCGAGAAAAAAGAGTTACTAGCCAAATTTGTAGATGCGACCAGGTTGAACACCGATTGGTGTCAGACTTATTTAGAAGAAGCTAAGTGGGACATAAGAAAagcaatttcaaattttatgaagGACTATAAATCTTCCGCCGTTCCTAACGAAgcatttcaaaaataa